Proteins from a genomic interval of Actinoalloteichus hymeniacidonis:
- a CDS encoding epoxide hydrolase family protein, whose protein sequence is MSPAGAESAESTVRPFTIAIDEGELVELRDRIARTRWPSPAPGAAWEQGTDAAYLREMLDHWAHRFDWRATEAELNRFPQFRMDLDGVPIHFVHQRAAHGPGIPLILTHGWPSTFVELLPLVPLLTDPAAHGLTGPAFDVVIPSLPGYGFSGRPDREHTMRDTAAWWHRLMNGLGYRRYGAHGGDLGSGVSTFLALDHPEAVSGLHLSNLEFAPVLDDQSPPLSPAERAYAEAESAWEEHEGAYNLLLSTKPQTLAYGLADSPAALAAWVLEKWRAWSDCGGDLDSRFSRDFLATTLTLFWAAQDVGLSLRDYHDNRAVYDAVTPQDRVRVPTGIALFDHEFVDCGTPPREWAERLYEVRRWRRMPRGGHFAGTEEPGLLAEELGAFFGEQAG, encoded by the coding sequence ATGAGCCCAGCCGGAGCCGAGTCGGCCGAATCGACCGTGCGGCCCTTCACCATCGCCATCGACGAGGGCGAACTCGTCGAGCTGCGGGACCGCATCGCGCGCACCCGGTGGCCGAGCCCGGCGCCCGGCGCCGCCTGGGAACAGGGCACCGATGCGGCCTATCTGCGGGAGATGCTCGACCACTGGGCCCATCGATTCGATTGGCGGGCCACGGAAGCCGAACTCAACCGCTTCCCGCAGTTCCGGATGGATCTCGATGGCGTGCCGATCCACTTCGTCCACCAGCGGGCCGCCCACGGTCCCGGTATCCCGCTGATCCTGACGCACGGTTGGCCGAGCACCTTCGTGGAACTGCTGCCGCTGGTGCCGCTGCTCACCGATCCCGCAGCGCACGGCTTGACCGGTCCCGCGTTCGACGTGGTGATCCCCTCGCTGCCCGGTTACGGCTTCTCCGGTCGCCCCGACCGCGAACACACGATGCGCGACACCGCCGCGTGGTGGCACCGGCTGATGAACGGCCTCGGCTATCGGCGTTATGGCGCGCACGGCGGCGATCTCGGTTCCGGGGTGAGCACCTTCCTCGCGCTGGATCATCCGGAGGCCGTGTCGGGCCTGCATCTGTCCAATCTGGAGTTCGCGCCCGTCCTGGATGACCAGTCCCCGCCGCTGTCTCCCGCCGAGCGGGCCTACGCCGAGGCCGAATCGGCCTGGGAGGAGCACGAGGGCGCCTACAACCTGCTGTTGTCCACCAAACCGCAGACGCTGGCCTACGGGCTCGCCGACTCCCCCGCCGCGCTGGCCGCGTGGGTGTTGGAGAAGTGGCGGGCGTGGAGCGACTGCGGCGGCGACCTGGATTCGCGATTCTCCCGCGACTTTCTGGCGACCACGCTGACCCTGTTCTGGGCGGCCCAGGATGTCGGGCTCTCGCTACGGGACTACCACGACAACCGTGCGGTCTACGACGCGGTGACCCCGCAGGATCGGGTGCGGGTGCCGACCGGGATCGCGTTGTTCGACCACGAGTTCGTCGATTGCGGGACCCCGCCGCGCGAGTGGGCCGAGCGGCTTTACGAGGTCCGACGATGGCGGCGGATGCCCAGGGGCGGCCATTTCGCGGGCACCGAGGAGCCGGGCCTGCTCGCCGAGGAACTTGGCGCGTTCTTCGGCGAGCAGGCGGGCTGA
- a CDS encoding DUF371 domain-containing protein: MSNELLRLRCRGHAEVRGTHAKTVEFTSDADITGRATCVVGVAAEAIGPADPAIAGPLRITMTSGEHRAVLHATGNSRWRPGSAAVVRLSSERLPGTLATDADTSAADLPRELMRTLADPTAELDVRIERAPGPPGGVLVRYRAQPDHDRRLAVECAAADLVIAEDIPSRAVIAEHGAELGLSSQVVACLAEGGRVLAVSTAGLADPTVLAVLAGPDRPAVEVLGLPPELAVSAVSPQRAPVLLATATAPREVPRLVGSRPEVAVVFGAPAAELPKILAEVDRQAAGPRTAAVAVATTSGAERPSWGRAAELRLPRRGELLCRVDAVTQPGGEVPAVDPAGLVTALLADSVSTRTVALALAGQPGWSRKQAYDFVLAVSGKQPK; the protein is encoded by the coding sequence ATGTCGAACGAGCTGTTGCGGCTGCGCTGCCGGGGTCATGCCGAGGTGCGGGGCACCCATGCCAAAACGGTCGAGTTCACCTCCGATGCCGACATCACCGGCCGGGCCACCTGCGTGGTCGGGGTGGCCGCCGAGGCGATCGGGCCCGCCGATCCCGCCATCGCCGGTCCGCTGCGGATCACCATGACCTCCGGCGAGCACCGGGCCGTTCTGCATGCCACCGGCAATTCCCGATGGCGACCGGGTTCGGCGGCGGTCGTGCGGCTCAGCTCGGAACGGCTGCCCGGCACGCTGGCCACCGATGCCGACACCTCGGCCGCCGATCTACCCCGGGAGTTGATGCGCACGCTCGCCGACCCGACCGCCGAACTCGACGTCCGCATCGAGCGCGCGCCCGGACCGCCCGGCGGCGTGCTGGTCCGCTACCGGGCCCAGCCGGACCATGACCGACGGCTGGCTGTCGAGTGTGCCGCCGCCGATCTGGTGATCGCCGAGGACATTCCCAGCCGAGCGGTGATCGCCGAGCACGGCGCGGAACTGGGACTGTCCTCCCAGGTGGTGGCCTGTCTGGCCGAGGGCGGCCGGGTGTTGGCGGTGTCCACCGCAGGGCTGGCCGATCCGACGGTGTTGGCCGTGTTGGCGGGACCCGACCGGCCTGCGGTCGAGGTGCTGGGCCTGCCGCCGGAACTGGCCGTGTCGGCCGTGTCCCCGCAGCGAGCGCCGGTGCTGCTGGCCACGGCGACGGCGCCGCGCGAGGTGCCGCGTCTGGTCGGCAGCCGCCCGGAGGTGGCGGTGGTGTTCGGTGCGCCCGCTGCCGAGCTGCCCAAGATCCTCGCCGAGGTCGACAGGCAAGCTGCCGGTCCGCGCACGGCGGCGGTGGCTGTTGCCACGACCTCGGGGGCGGAACGGCCGAGCTGGGGTCGGGCGGCCGAGCTGCGGCTGCCGCGTCGGGGCGAGCTGCTGTGTCGGGTGGATGCCGTGACGCAGCCGGGCGGCGAGGTGCCAGCGGTCGACCCGGCCGGCCTGGTCACCGCGTTGTTGGCCGATTCGGTCTCGACGCGGACGGTGGCGCTCGCACTGGCCGGTCAGCCCGGTTGGTCGCGCAAGCAGGCCTATGACTTCGTGCTCGCGGTCAGCGGCAAGCAGCCGAAGTGA
- the kamB gene encoding 16S rRNA (adenine(1408)-N(1))-methyltransferase KamB → MRRVTGKQIVEMNAADFGELLSRHQGVVLDVGTGDGKHAYHVARRRPDDLVIGLDAAKDNLRKIAAKASAKPAKGGQPNLLYVWAGVERLPAELRGVTEIHVLMPWGSLLRGMLGSDLTMLRDLAAICVPDAEFLISLNLHAWRPSVPEVGEHPEPTPESALRDLAPVLAAQGWRLDEAEYLDAEQIDALATSWTRRLNSSRDQLDVLALRGVINATAEPAETGQQPG, encoded by the coding sequence ATGCGTCGGGTCACCGGGAAACAGATCGTCGAGATGAACGCGGCCGACTTCGGCGAGCTGCTGTCTCGACACCAGGGCGTGGTCCTGGATGTCGGCACCGGGGACGGCAAACACGCCTATCACGTCGCTCGCCGCAGGCCCGACGACCTGGTCATCGGTCTCGACGCCGCCAAGGACAACCTGCGCAAGATCGCCGCCAAGGCCTCGGCGAAACCGGCCAAGGGCGGCCAGCCGAACCTGCTCTACGTATGGGCGGGCGTCGAGCGGCTGCCCGCCGAACTCCGGGGCGTCACCGAGATCCACGTGTTGATGCCCTGGGGCAGCCTGCTGCGCGGGATGCTCGGCTCCGATCTGACGATGCTGCGCGACCTGGCCGCCATCTGCGTGCCGGACGCCGAATTCCTGATCAGCCTCAACCTGCACGCCTGGCGGCCCTCGGTGCCGGAGGTCGGCGAGCACCCCGAGCCGACCCCCGAATCGGCCCTGCGGGATCTGGCTCCGGTGTTGGCCGCTCAGGGGTGGCGGTTGGACGAGGCCGAATACCTCGACGCCGAGCAGATCGACGCCCTGGCCACCTCGTGGACCCGCCGCTTGAACAGCTCCCGCGATCAGCTCGACGTGCTAGCCCTGCGCGGCGTGATCAACGCGACCGCCGAGCCTGCCGAGACAGGGCAGCAGCCGGGTTGA
- a CDS encoding PIG-L deacetylase family protein — translation MTDRILLLSPHPDDIAWSLGGLTARLRAVDAELRVITFFGRSRYAPGHPTHGTVDAVPVRAAEEDAWATLVGTRIRRADLPDASLRGFDDDTEMGAVPEDDIVARIAGLLDTAIEEFRPDLLLAPLAIGGHVDHAAVRRAVQPWEARESGERPEVLWYEDLPYAAQAVAVHTGHPLVVDIAAHWQAKELGVRCFPSQQPEEVLPVLRRHAAEVAGERIWASDPTTIKRLATLIDEPARRQLSPAGPRAGTTTVR, via the coding sequence GTGACCGATCGGATTCTGTTGCTCTCGCCGCATCCGGATGACATCGCCTGGTCGTTGGGCGGGCTGACGGCCCGGCTGCGGGCGGTGGATGCCGAGCTGCGCGTCATCACCTTCTTCGGTCGCTCCCGCTATGCGCCCGGCCACCCGACCCATGGGACGGTGGACGCGGTGCCGGTGCGGGCCGCCGAGGAGGATGCCTGGGCCACACTGGTGGGAACCCGGATCCGCCGCGCCGATCTGCCCGATGCCAGCCTGCGTGGTTTCGACGACGACACCGAGATGGGCGCCGTGCCCGAGGACGACATCGTCGCCCGGATCGCCGGATTGCTGGACACGGCGATCGAGGAGTTCCGGCCCGATCTGCTGCTCGCGCCCCTGGCGATCGGCGGCCACGTCGATCACGCTGCGGTGCGCCGCGCGGTGCAGCCCTGGGAGGCCCGCGAGTCGGGCGAACGCCCCGAGGTCCTCTGGTACGAGGACCTGCCCTACGCGGCGCAGGCGGTCGCCGTGCACACCGGTCATCCGCTGGTCGTGGACATCGCGGCGCACTGGCAGGCGAAGGAACTCGGGGTTCGCTGCTTCCCGTCTCAACAGCCCGAGGAGGTCCTGCCGGTGTTGCGGCGACATGCCGCCGAGGTGGCGGGCGAGCGGATCTGGGCCTCGGATCCGACGACGATCAAGCGGTTGGCGACGCTGATCGACGAGCCCGCGCGGCGGCAGCTGTCCCCGGCGGGCCCGCGAGCGGGCACGACGACGGTGCGCTGA
- a CDS encoding APH(3') family aminoglycoside O-phosphotransferase, producing the protein MDGEWIHIATRSDGASVYRVEGRHAFYVKTAPPREPGDLRFRPSDEAERLRYLADRGFPVPEVVELGGDDTLTWLVTTALPGVTADSRWTPDEQGSVLRGVADLLAALHDAPLADCPFDGTLAHTLVWAQAAARTGLVDEDDLDESRQGWTAERLLAELHATPAPPEDDLVLCHGDPCLDNVLVDPDTLAPTGFIDVGRFGIADRWRDLAVLLRNLGGENEQWLVEDDRHVARFLRRYDVEYDERKAAFYRLLDEFF; encoded by the coding sequence CTGGACGGCGAGTGGATTCACATCGCCACCCGCTCGGACGGGGCCAGCGTGTACCGGGTGGAGGGCAGGCACGCCTTCTATGTGAAGACGGCCCCGCCGCGCGAACCCGGTGATCTGCGATTCCGGCCCTCCGACGAGGCCGAACGGCTGCGCTACCTGGCTGACCGGGGCTTCCCGGTCCCCGAGGTGGTCGAACTCGGCGGGGACGACACGCTGACCTGGCTGGTCACCACGGCCCTGCCGGGGGTGACCGCCGACTCCCGATGGACCCCCGACGAGCAGGGATCGGTGCTGCGCGGCGTCGCCGATCTCCTTGCGGCCCTGCATGACGCGCCGCTCGCCGACTGTCCCTTCGACGGCACGCTGGCCCACACGCTGGTCTGGGCGCAGGCCGCGGCCCGCACCGGTCTCGTCGACGAGGACGACCTCGACGAGTCGCGGCAGGGCTGGACCGCCGAGCGGTTGCTCGCCGAGTTGCACGCGACCCCGGCACCACCGGAGGACGACCTGGTGCTGTGCCACGGCGATCCCTGCCTGGACAACGTGCTGGTCGACCCGGACACCTTGGCCCCGACCGGTTTCATCGACGTCGGCAGGTTCGGCATCGCCGACCGGTGGCGTGATCTCGCGGTGTTGCTGCGCAATCTCGGCGGCGAGAACGAGCAGTGGCTTGTCGAGGACGACCGCCACGTCGCCCGGTTCCTACGGCGTTACGACGTCGAGTACGACGAGCGCAAAGCCGCCTTCTACCGGCTGCTCGACGAATTCTTCTGA
- a CDS encoding DUF4132 domain-containing protein: MSNTSTEEADVVEAQADESVLVIPEAWRAEILARRGEATGRRMVLDDAAVQRMRSHENAIRDHLSRMAGDATLDEAGRAHLAGKATPLGAAVVFTVISEECEIDDWKHLGFFADAWIQTWGLTFAAEAVAELARVYVFKHPTRTSYNYLRVREDHHEDWGIGVNEDIAARLRAFVAVAADTEYRQVVEALAAHRTTDFQRIVVSFLVPTEQTWIDGLCRGMATVDLPQVPWRLLIGAVGTTGQLEKLGSRRRSWSWLARPELAFTLTATLRTSVLPVLEKVLDDGRGVQNVLEVLSVLPTDQAFTMLLSRLEDSGVHQLVRQAAQRFPVRAMRLLAAASAGESKKATLMRRLLIAHIDAHPELAESVLSEAERAKLIHKAGKVREATTEELPALLASPPWSGEAPRARRVVHKKLITLDEQTVSWAAGEQQRWAAEGILPDSVTTPNDPDWDQHMEAYQRGKLDDHQSQLLFAVEPTKSTVKYLRRRLRKDAQTRQHWDPLLVKRIVALHEVDAAEVALTVARTNPPAYADRLLPLCTVPIARQIADWFLRLPGVRSVAQEWFARHGSNAVRLLIPDAMGKLGAARRAAEAALRFIAADSAGPDAAEIVHAAQEHGAKVANALEKFLAVEPAYVLPARVREYDDAEWWTPDLDLLPQVLLHHRRSALPRSAVLHLITMLMMSNRDDPYAGLALLREHLDSASLAEFGWQLCERTRGDSFLYSLAVIGDDETARRLTPKIRTWPGEGAHAKAVQALEVLASIESDVALLHLNSIATKVKYQGIRTKAAEKIDTLARESGLTSDQLADRLVPDLDLDDQGGLTLDYGTRSFRITLDNNLTPVVLDEGGTPRKTLPKPGAKDDAQLAPAAHKQFTALKKDLRTVAKDQIGRFERAMVTQRQWSIADFRSLFVEHPLLWHLVSRLVWITTEGSAFRLAEDRTFADLDDAEVSFGETTGVRIAHPIDLGGDLAAWTTVFGDYEILQPFPQLGRPIHTLEPGDAEQKRLTRFADRPVSTYALVALEKRGWLRSTDKSDGLELWIARPIPGDRIIVADLTPGIQVAWMSNAPQQRIIELKIVRPAPGYYYAAPIEKFGDLDPITVSELLSDLHGLPE, encoded by the coding sequence ATGAGCAACACATCGACCGAGGAAGCCGACGTGGTCGAAGCACAAGCCGATGAATCCGTCCTGGTGATTCCCGAGGCATGGCGGGCGGAGATCCTCGCTCGGCGCGGTGAGGCGACGGGTAGACGGATGGTCCTGGATGACGCGGCCGTGCAGCGGATGCGCTCCCACGAGAACGCGATCCGGGATCACCTGTCGAGAATGGCCGGGGACGCCACGCTCGACGAGGCCGGGCGCGCACATCTGGCAGGCAAGGCCACCCCGCTCGGCGCTGCGGTGGTCTTCACGGTCATCAGCGAGGAATGCGAGATCGACGACTGGAAGCACCTCGGGTTCTTCGCCGATGCCTGGATTCAAACCTGGGGACTGACCTTCGCCGCCGAGGCCGTCGCTGAGTTGGCCAGGGTCTACGTGTTCAAGCACCCGACTCGCACCAGCTACAACTATCTGCGGGTCCGCGAAGATCATCACGAGGACTGGGGGATCGGCGTCAACGAGGACATCGCAGCCCGGCTACGCGCGTTCGTGGCTGTCGCGGCGGACACCGAGTATCGACAGGTCGTCGAGGCCCTCGCGGCGCATCGGACCACGGATTTCCAACGAATCGTCGTGTCGTTCCTGGTGCCTACGGAACAGACGTGGATCGACGGGCTGTGTCGGGGCATGGCCACCGTCGACCTGCCACAGGTCCCGTGGCGGTTGCTGATCGGTGCGGTCGGAACCACCGGTCAGCTGGAGAAATTGGGTTCCCGGAGGCGTAGTTGGAGCTGGCTGGCGCGACCCGAGCTGGCCTTCACCTTGACGGCGACGCTCAGGACGTCGGTGCTACCGGTGCTTGAGAAGGTGCTGGACGACGGTCGTGGGGTGCAGAACGTGCTTGAGGTTCTGAGTGTCCTGCCCACGGATCAGGCGTTCACCATGCTGCTCTCTCGGTTGGAGGACAGTGGCGTCCATCAGCTCGTCCGGCAAGCTGCACAGCGGTTCCCGGTCCGGGCGATGCGGTTGCTCGCGGCGGCTTCGGCAGGCGAATCGAAGAAGGCGACGTTGATGCGGCGCCTGTTGATTGCCCATATCGACGCCCACCCCGAGCTTGCCGAATCCGTGCTCTCCGAGGCCGAACGGGCCAAGCTCATCCACAAGGCGGGCAAGGTGCGGGAGGCCACCACTGAAGAACTGCCGGCCCTGTTGGCCAGCCCGCCCTGGTCGGGCGAAGCCCCGCGTGCCCGGCGAGTGGTCCACAAGAAACTCATCACCCTCGACGAGCAAACCGTCTCCTGGGCAGCGGGTGAACAGCAGCGGTGGGCTGCCGAAGGCATCCTGCCCGACTCGGTGACCACCCCGAACGATCCCGACTGGGATCAGCACATGGAGGCCTACCAGCGGGGCAAACTCGACGACCACCAGTCGCAACTGTTATTCGCCGTCGAGCCCACGAAATCCACTGTGAAGTATCTCCGCCGCCGACTGCGTAAGGATGCGCAGACCCGGCAGCACTGGGATCCGCTGCTGGTCAAGCGGATCGTGGCGCTACACGAAGTGGACGCCGCCGAGGTGGCCTTGACGGTGGCCCGCACCAACCCGCCCGCCTACGCGGATCGGTTATTGCCACTGTGCACGGTGCCGATCGCCCGGCAGATCGCCGATTGGTTCCTCCGGCTGCCCGGAGTGCGGTCCGTCGCGCAGGAGTGGTTCGCCAGGCATGGCAGCAACGCGGTACGGCTGCTGATCCCCGACGCCATGGGCAAGCTCGGGGCGGCGCGGCGGGCCGCAGAGGCCGCGCTGCGATTCATCGCCGCCGACAGCGCGGGCCCCGACGCGGCCGAGATCGTCCATGCAGCTCAGGAACACGGCGCCAAGGTGGCGAACGCGCTCGAAAAGTTCCTGGCTGTCGAGCCCGCGTATGTCCTGCCCGCCAGAGTTCGTGAGTACGACGACGCAGAGTGGTGGACGCCGGACCTGGACCTATTGCCGCAGGTGCTCCTTCATCACCGGCGAAGTGCGCTGCCCCGAAGTGCGGTCCTGCACCTCATCACGATGCTGATGATGTCCAATCGAGATGATCCCTACGCGGGCTTGGCGCTTCTCCGCGAGCATCTTGACTCCGCATCGCTGGCGGAATTCGGCTGGCAGCTCTGCGAACGGACCCGTGGGGACTCCTTCCTGTACTCGCTCGCCGTGATCGGCGACGACGAGACGGCACGAAGGCTTACCCCCAAGATCCGGACCTGGCCCGGCGAGGGCGCGCACGCGAAAGCGGTGCAGGCCTTGGAGGTCCTAGCCTCGATTGAATCCGACGTGGCTCTGCTGCACCTGAACAGCATCGCGACCAAGGTGAAGTATCAGGGGATCAGGACCAAGGCGGCCGAGAAGATCGACACCCTCGCCAGGGAGAGCGGGTTGACGTCCGACCAGCTCGCCGACCGGCTGGTGCCCGATCTCGACCTCGACGACCAGGGCGGCCTGACCCTGGACTACGGGACGCGTTCCTTCCGGATCACGCTGGACAACAACCTCACCCCGGTGGTGCTCGATGAGGGCGGAACCCCGCGCAAGACACTGCCGAAGCCGGGCGCCAAGGACGATGCTCAGCTTGCCCCGGCCGCGCATAAGCAGTTCACCGCGTTGAAGAAGGACCTCCGCACGGTCGCGAAGGACCAGATCGGCCGCTTCGAACGCGCGATGGTGACGCAACGGCAGTGGAGCATCGCCGACTTCCGCTCGCTGTTCGTCGAGCATCCGCTGCTGTGGCACCTGGTGAGCAGACTCGTCTGGATCACCACCGAGGGCAGCGCGTTTCGACTGGCGGAGGACCGGACCTTCGCCGATCTCGACGATGCCGAGGTCAGCTTCGGTGAGACGACGGGGGTTCGCATCGCCCACCCGATCGACCTCGGCGGCGACCTCGCCGCCTGGACGACCGTGTTCGGCGACTACGAGATCCTCCAGCCGTTCCCGCAGCTGGGCCGCCCGATTCACACCCTCGAACCTGGCGATGCCGAACAGAAGCGGCTGACCCGATTCGCCGACCGGCCGGTGTCGACCTACGCATTGGTCGCTCTGGAGAAGCGCGGTTGGCTGCGGTCCACCGATAAGAGCGATGGCTTGGAGCTCTGGATCGCCCGGCCGATTCCGGGCGATCGCATCATCGTCGCCGATCTCACGCCTGGTATCCAGGTCGCCTGGATGTCCAATGCCCCGCAGCAACGAATCATCGAACTCAAGATCGTGCGGCCGGCCCCGGGCTATTACTACGCCGCACCGATCGAGAAGTTCGGCGATCTCGACCCGATCACCGTCTCGGAACTGCTGTCCGACCTGCACGGCCTGCCGGAGTGA